The Thermodesulfobacteriota bacterium region CTCGGGCTTCGTTATAAAGACCGGGGTCGTGCGGGTCTTCCGCCGGTTCCAGCCGTAGCCTATAACGACCTTGACCTCGCCGCCTTCAAGGAGTTTTTTCGCCGTATCCCTTAGTGCTTTTTCCATCTTTATCAGCCGTTCACCTTCATCTTAAGACACTTGACGGCCTTGAGCTGCATGTTCTCGAAGCCGACCTTCTTTATGTGCTCTTCGGTCACGGCCCTAAGGTTCACCACCGTGCTCTCCGGGTCCTTTCCGGTGCTATTCGTATTCAGGTCGGGACAGTAGCCCGTCCACGTCCCGTCCTCCTCCTCGACCAGCAGCAAGCTGACCATTACGTCTTTCTTCATGGCTTGGCCTCCTCGGCGCCTCGCTTAAGATTACGGTACTCCATGAACGGCCCGAGCTCCTTTACCTCGTCGGTCACCTTATTTATGAGGTCCACCCACTTTATAGCCTCCGAGGCCGAGACCCAGGAGAAGTGGAGCCTCCGGGTGTCTATGCCCACGAACTCCATGAGGCCCCTGAAGCCGATCCACCTCCTGCGGGCGTGGTAGTTCCCGGTGGTGTAGTGGCAGTCGCCGGGGTGGCAGCCCGAGACGAGCACTGCGTCGGCGCCGTTCTCGAACGCCTTTATTATAAAAAGCGGGTCTATCCTGCCGGTGCACGGGAGCTTTACTATGCGCACGTTCGGCTTGTACTCCATCCTGCTCGTACCCGCGAGGTCCGCCCCGGCGTAGGTGCACCAGTTGCAGACGAACGCCATTATACGAGGTTCCCAGTCGGTCGTCGGTATGGTTTCTTTTTCCTCTGCCATTTTATCTCCGTTTGCAGTTAACGCTCAGAATGCATTTATCGCCGCATAAACCTGCTCATCGGTATATCCCGCCAGGTCTACGGCCTTACTCCTGCAGGCCGCAACGCACACGCCGCAGCCCTGGCAGAGCCCCGGGTTCACCTGCGCCTGCCACCTTACGGTATTGCCCTTCCTGTCCTTCACCTCTTCCTTGTCTATGGCCGTGTAGGGGCAGGCCGTAACGCAGTCCCAGCAGGCGTTGCAGGTCATCGCGTTTACGTGCGCGGTTATGGGCTCTCTTGCCATCTCGTCGGACGAGAAGAGAGCGAGTATCTTGCTTGCCGAGGCACTCCCCATCATCACGGACTCGGGGATATCCATGGGCCCCATGCACGTGCCGGCGAGGAAGATGCCGGCGGTAACGGTCTCCACGGGCTTCATCTTAGGGTGGTACTCGTTATAGAAGCCGTGCTTGTCGTAGGCTATGCCGAGTGTCTTGGCCACCGTGGCGGCACTTGTCCTCGACACTATGGCCGTGGCGAGCACCACCATGTCGG contains the following coding sequences:
- a CDS encoding hydrogenase iron-sulfur subunit, which codes for MAEEKETIPTTDWEPRIMAFVCNWCTYAGADLAGTSRMEYKPNVRIVKLPCTGRIDPLFIIKAFENGADAVLVSGCHPGDCHYTTGNYHARRRWIGFRGLMEFVGIDTRRLHFSWVSASEAIKWVDLINKVTDEVKELGPFMEYRNLKRGAEEAKP